From the genome of Metarhizium brunneum chromosome 4, complete sequence, one region includes:
- the NDB1 gene encoding External alternative NAD(P)H-ubiquinone oxidoreductase B1 produces the protein MRARILTQTATGLVRPARTQQSNHSVVFRRKHFIATLSRGSPSHARTRINAGFQPKVLASIRHNLNASVHCRSLSGKPLPQVNSWVLNFCYRAGAWLGISITVLGIGVIAFFLYDATTYKHEREQSDINISQLALQPRRGGPNNLPIAEVFIDDDDCEEKKRIKDKPRLVVLGGGWGGVALLKSLNPDDYHVTVISPTNYFLFTPMLPSATVGTLEFRSLVEPIRRVLSRVHGHFIRAKAEDVHFSDKLVEVSQLDSRGKEVRFYVPYDKLVIAVGSVTNPHGVKGLDNAFFLKDINDARKIRNQVIRNIEVACLPTTSDEERKRLLSFVVSGGGPTGVEFAAEMYDLLNEDLTRHFPRLLRNEISVHLIQSRSHILNTYDETVSKYAEDRFARDQVDVLTNSRVKEVCPDKIVFTQKQEDGSLVTKELPAGFVLWSTGVSPTALCKKLAHKLGNVQTNRHALETDTHLRLNGTPLGDVYAIGDCSTVQNNIADHIITFLRTLAWKHGKDPETLQLHFKDWRQVAHDVKKRFPQSVNHLKRLDKLFAEFDKDQSGTLDFGELRELLNQIDSKLTSLPATAQRAHQQGYYLAQKFNKLAHLSEGLSANDIRDGDLDAAAYKAFEYHHLGSLAYIGNSAVFDLGEGWNVAGGLWAVYAWRSVYFAQSVSFRTRCLLAMDWAKRGLFGRDLMSF, from the exons ATGCGAGCGCGCATTCTCACACAAACCGCTACCGGATTGGTACGCCCTGCCAGAACCCAGCAATCGAATCACTCTGTTGTATTTCGACGGAAACACTTTATAGCAACACTGTCTCGCGGCTCTCCATCCCACGCTCGAACCCGCATCAATGCTGGGTTCCAGCCCAAAGTCCTGGCTTCTATTCGTCACAACTTGAACGCATCCGTTCACTGCCGCTCTTTGTCCGGAAAGCCTCTTCCCCAGGTTAATTCTTGGGTACTCAATTTCTGCTACCGGGCCGGTGCCTGGCTTGGAATATCTATAACAGTACTTGGGATTGGCGTGATTGCCTTCTTCCTCTATGATGCGACCACTTACAAACACGAAAGGGAGCAGAGCGACATCAATATTTCGCAACTGGCTCTGCAGCCCCGACGAGGCGGGCCAAACAATCTCCCAATTGCCGAGGTGTTCATCGATGACGACGATtgcgaagaaaaaaagcgAATCAAAGATAAGCCTAGGCTCGTCGTGCTCGGTGGGGGCTGGGGTGGTGTTGCTCTCCTAAAAAGCCTAAACCCTGACGACTATCATGTTACAGTGATCTCGCCCACCAACTATTTTCTCTTTACGCCGATGCTTCCTTCAGCTACTGTGGGAACCTTGGAGTTTCGATCTCTTGTTGAGCCCATTCGCCGAGTTTTGAGCCGAGTTCATGGCCACTTCATTCGAGCCAAAGCAGAAGACGTCCATTTTTCTGATAAGTTGGTTGAGGTGTCTCAGCTGGACAGCCGTGGGAAAGAGGTACGATTTTATGTACCGTATGATAAGTTGGTAATTGCTGTTGGTTCTGTCACAAACCCCCACGGTGTCAAGGGCCTTGATAATGCCTTCTTTCTCAAGGACATCAACGATGCAAGGAAAATACGCAACCAGGTGATCCGCAATATTGAGgttgcttgcttgccgacgacgtcggATGAAGAACGCAAGcggcttctttcttttgttgtGAGTGGCGGTGGACCTACGGGCGTCGAATTCGCTGCGGAAATGTACGATCTTTTGAATGAAGATCTTACCAGGCACTTTCCCCGGTTGCTCCGAAATGAAATTTCCGTTCATCTCATTCAAAGTCGAAGCCATATTCTTAACACCTATGACGAGACTGTCTCCAAATATGCCGAAGATCGATTTGCGCGAGATCAGGTCGACGTTCTCACAAACTCACGAGTGAAGGAAGTTTGCCCAGACAAGATCGTTTTCACGCAAAAGCAAGAAGACGGCAGTCTCGTTACTAAAGAGCTTCCGGCAGGCTTTGTGCTTTGGTCCACTGGCGTGTCCCCAACCGCACTTTGCAAGAAATTGGCTCATAAGCTAGGGAATGTCCAGACCAATCGTCATGCGCTGGAGACCGACACACACCTCAGGCTTAATGGAACACCATTAGGTGATGTCTATGCGATTGGAGACTGCTCTACTGTTCAGAACAATATTGCGGATCACATTATAACCTTTCTCCGCACTCTTGCGTGGAAGCACGGCAAAGATCCCGAAACGCTTCAGCTACACTTCAAGGATTGGCGTCAGGTCGCGCACGACGTGAAAAAGCGCTTTCCCCAGTCCGTGAACCACCTCAAACGACTAGACAAGCTTTTTGCCGAGTTCGATAAAGATCAGTCTGGAACGTTGGATTTCGGGGAGCTGAGGGAACTCCTAAACCAGATTGATAGCAAGTTGACCTCACTGCCTGCGACTGCCCAAAGAGCCCACCAACAAGGCTACTACCTTGCTCAGAAGTTCAACAAACTTGCACACTTGTCGGAAGGGTTATCAGCCAATGATATTCGAGATGGAGACCTTGATGCTGCAGCCTACAAAGCGTTTGAGTATCACCACTTAGGGAGCTTAGCATATATTGGAAACTCTGCTGTGTTTGATCTGGGTGAAGGCTGGAACGTGGCAGGCGGTCTTTGGGCTGTTTATGCATGGCGATCTGTCTATTTTGCGCAAAGTGTGAGCTTCCGTACGCGCTGCTTGCTGGCCATGGACTGGGCCAAGCGTGGACTATTTGGACGAG ACCTGATGAGTTTCTAA
- the sir1 gene encoding Sulfite reductase [NADPH] subunit beta — protein sequence MSFLFRQNQDSGKDRMDASHRIRTPEEAVARVAYLSSDVIVSVQPSLATDSAFSSHLKQYASRNDRGLVASGPDAVPDVQSIRHNVDPLLSVYTPVRAGKLVSVTATSTILLPAVSHLYKLANYPVVLHVSLQPQQHADYSSITAIRNAGWTFLQSETLQEAQDMAMTAHALAVRTGKAVIHFFAPETSAADEPIAIEDTAVLRQILDIESVRRFQAGRSSAAGIYADDGHVAVSSDHPETFINGNGTRNAPLQPPPSADASKATSAGTSIKSSEASTPIAPSSVATTVEAVPPQVTSEDIYTCAARIWSQMKAALGRGYAAFEYTGPPNAENCLLVFGSDTGSFAETVDNAKADEIFANMGILTPRLYRPWIGSKLVESVPNTVKRLAVLEQIHRATTRWGPVLIDVLSSVNRGPGGVQVIVGYQLGYIAPETTTQALRGIVQNLTLEKPVQNLEVGVKTTSEHPGGHGLEKPQLENAYSKILDQVFGSRTYISNALKSNNAGVSESISASPEFGFGSLLARKEYRSKFISEVKDAASHGTFKSDEPKSWLARWAMHANDGAKAVDIGEEVVARLEADGSALAQKLLTRRGLFRKESLWLMGSDAWAYDLGNSGVHHVLASGENINMLIIDSTPYSEKSAVDSNRRKKDIGLYAMNFGNVYVASTAVYSSYTQVLQALLEADKFNGPSVVLAYLPYFGESDSPLTVLQESKKAVDVGYWPLYRWNPENELNSEPNFSLDSEVVKQELKTFLARDNQLTQLMKKEPKFAASLAQDFGTEVRAQQKRKAKDAYNQLLEGLLGAPLTILFASDNGNAASVAKRLGNRGRARGLKTAVLAMEDYPLEDLSQEENIVFITSTAGQGEFPQNGLPFWDGIKDNTDLDLATVNFSVFGLGDSHYWPRKEDKIYYNKPAKDLDRVLSNLGGKRFVGVGLGDDQDPDGFQTGYQEWEPKLWQALGVDNVEGLPEEPPPITNEDIKIASNYLRGTILEGLKDTSTGAISASDQQLTKFHGTYMQDDRDIRDERKAQGLEPAYSFMIRCRLPGGVATPKQWVQMDDISTSLGNETMKLTTRQTFQFHGVVKGKLKPAMQAINRALMTTIAACGDVNRNVMCSSLPTESRYHKQVHACSQKISDHLLPSTSAYHEIWLTDDNDKKTQIAGEAVQDFEPLYGPTYLPRKFKITIAIPPHNDTDVYAHDIGLIAIKGADGSLEGFNVLAGGGMGATHNNKKTYPQTGRMMGFCSADEVHIACEKIMLVQRDHGDRKNRKHARLKYTIDDMGVDTFRGKVEELWGKTFDKERKFEFKSNVDTFGWQKDETGLNHFTFFIENGRIENTPDFQMKTGLREIAKVHKGEFRLTGNQHLILSNVKDEDLPAMKSLMKKFKLDNVQFSGLRLSSSACVAFPTCGLAMAESERYLPVLISKLESCLEESGLRQDSIVMRMTGCPNGCARPWLAEVAFVGKAYGAYNMYLGGGYHGQRLNKLYRSSIKEEEILSIMKSLLKRYAVEREGGEKFGDFCIRAGIIKATTDGQNFHDNVAEEESDEE from the exons ATGTCTTTTCTCTTCAGGCAGAATCAAGACTCTGGAAAAGACAGGATGGATGCGTCTCACCGAATTCGCACGCCTGAAGAGGCTG TGGCCAGAGTTGCCTACCTCTCGAGCGATGTCATTGTGTCCGTCCAGCCTTCGTTGGCTACCGACTCGGCCTTCTCATCTCACCTCAAGCAATACGCCAGCCGCAACGACCGCGGGCTGGTCGCCTCTGGCCCAGATGCTGTACCAGAT GTGCAATCGATTCGTCACAATGTCGACCCGCTGCTCTCTGTGTATACGCCGGTCCGCGCAGGCAAGTTGGTATCCGTTACTGCGACGTCAACCATTTTATTACCTGCCGTCTCCCACCTCTATAAGCTGGCCAACTACCCCGTTGTCCTCCATGTATCGCTACAGCCGCAGCAACATGCAGACTACTCTTCCATCACAGCCATTCGAAACGCAGGCTGGACGTTTTTGCAGTCCGAAACTTTGCAAGAGGCCCAAGATATGGCTATGACCGCCCATGCGTTGGCTGTGCGCACGGGCAAGGCTGTCATTCACTTTTTTGCTCCAGAAACGTCTGCTGCCGACGAGCCCATAGCAATTGAGGACACGGCTGTCTTACGGCAAATTCTTGACATTGAAAGTGTCCGCCGCTTTCAAGCCGGCCGATCTTCCGCCGCGGGTATCTATGCAGACGATGGCCATGTTGCAGTCTCCTCAGATCACCCAGAAACCTTCATAAACGGCAATGGCACCAGGAATGCTCCCCTCCAGCCGCCTCCCAGCGCTGATGCCTCCAAAGCCACCTCAGCCGGCACTTCTATCAAGTCCAGCGAAGCGTCTACTCCCATCGCGCCTTCTTCTGTTGCAACCACGGTAGAGGCGGTGCCTCCTCAGGTTACCTCAGAAGACATTTACACTTGCGCCGCCCGCATCTGGTCCCAGATGAAGGCTGCACTGGGTAGAGGATATGCCGCGTTTGAATATACAGGCCCTCCTAACGCCGAAAACTGTTTGCTTGTATTCGGGTCGGACACAGGTTCCTTTGCAGAAACTGTGGATAATGCTAAGGCTGATGAGATATTTGCCAACATGGGCATATTGACCCCACGATTATATCGTCCATGGATTGGCTCGAAGCTTGTTGAGTCAGTTCCCAACACTGTAAAAAGGCTTGCTGTCCTAGAACAAATTCACAGAGCAACTACGAGATGGGGCCCTGTCTTGATTGATGTTCTTTCGTCGGTTAATCGTGGTCCCGGCGGCGTGCAGGTTATAGTTGGATACCAACTAGGATACATCGCCCCCGAAACAACGACGCAAGCCCTGAGAGGTATCGTTCAAAATCTCACCCTGGAAAAGCCTGTTCAGAACCTAGAGGTCGGGGTCAAGACGACATCAGAGCACCCAGGTGGACATGGTTTGGAAAAACCACAGCTCGAGAATGCCTATTCCAAGATCCTGGACCAAGTCTTTGGAAGCCGGACATATATTTCCAATGCCTTGAAATCCAACAATGCAGGTGTTTCTGAGTCTATCTCAGCCAGCCCCGAGTTTGGGTTTGGGTCACTTTTGGCGCGAAAGGAATACCGAAGCAAGTTTATTTCCGAAGTCAAGGATGCAGCAAGTCATGGAACCTTTAAATCAGATGAACCAAAGAGTTGGCTGGCTCGATGGGCTATGCATGCAAATGATGGGGCCAAGGCTGTGGATATTGGTGAAGAAGTTGTAGCAAGATTAGAAGCTGACGGCTCAGCTCTCGCCCAGAAGCTTCTCACCAGAAGGGGTCTCTTCCGCAAGGAATCTCTATGGCTGATGGGCTCAGATGCATGGGCATATGACCTCGGAAACTCTGGAGTTCACCATGTCCTTGCATCTGGCGAAAATATCAATATGCTCATTATCgattctactccgtactcggaAAAGTCCGCTGTTGACTCCAATCGACGAAAGAAGGATATTGGCCTATATGCTATGAACTTTGGTAATGTTTATGTGGCATCAACCGCTGTGTATAGCTCATACACCCAGGTGCTACAGGCATTGCTCGAGGCCGACAAGTTCAATGGTCCTTCAGTTGTCCTAGCCTATCTCCCCTATTTTGGCGAATCTGATTCCCCACTAACTGTGCTTCAAGAATCGAAGAAAGCTGTAGATGTTGGTTATTGGCCTTTGTATCGATGGAACCCAGAAAACGAACTCAACAGCGAGCCAAATTTCTCCTTGGACTCGGAGGTGGTGAAGCAGGAATTGAAAACGTTCTTGGCTAGGGATAATCAACTCACCCAGCTCATGAAGAAAGAACCCAAATTTGCTGCGAGTTTGGCACAGGATTTTGGAACTGAGGTACGGGCCCAGCAAAAGAGAAAAGCTAAGGACGCATACAATCAATTACTGGAAGGCCTTCTTGGCGCACCGCTTACTATTCTCTTCGCTTCTGACAACGGGAATGCCGCCTCTGTGGCCAAGCGCCTCGGGAATCGAGGAAGGGCTCGCgggttgaagacggcggtgcTGGCTATGGAGGATTATCCTCTTGAAGACCTTTCACAGGAGGAGAACATTGTTTTTATCACATCCACTGCTGGTCAAGGAGAGTTCCCTCAAAATGGCTTACCATTCTGGGACGGCATCAAAGACAACACCGATTTGGATCTTGCCACTGTGAATTTTTCTGTGTTTGGTCTTGGTGACAGTCACTACTGGCCTcgaaaagaagacaaaatTTACTACAACAAGCCTGCGAAGGATCTCGATCGCGTTCTGAGTAATCTTGGAGGCAAGCGCTTCGTTGGTGTTGGCCTAGGCGATGACCAAGACCCTGATGGTTTTCAAACTGGGTACCAAGAATGGGAACCCAAACTTTGGCAAGCATTAGGAGTAGATAACGTGGAGGGACTTCCAGAAGAGCCGCCGCCTATTACGAATGAGGACATCAAGATCGCGTCAAACTATTTGCGAGGCACAATTTTGGAAGGCCTTAAGGACACATCTACTGGTGCCATCTCTGCTTCTGACCAACAATTGACCAAGTTCCATGGTACTTATATGCAAGATGACAGAGATATCCGGGATGAAAGAAAGGCTCAGGGACTGGAACCGGCGTATTCTTTCATGATCCGATGCCGACTCCCTGGCGGAGTTGCGACGCCAAAACAATGGGTTCAGATGGACGATATCAGCACAAGTCTAGGAAATGAAACCATGAAACTGACCACGAGGCAAACCTTCCAGTTCCACGGTGTCGTCAAGGGCAAGCTCAAACCAGCAATGCAAGCTATTAACCGAGCCCTGATGACCACTattgctgcatgtggtgacgTCAACAGAAACGTCATGTGCAGCTCGCTTCCTACCGAGTCTCGGTATCATAAGCAAGTGCATGCGTGCTCTCAGAAGATTAGTGACCACCTCCTTCCTTCCACCAGTGCATATCACGAAATTTGGCTCACAGATGACAATGACAAAAAGACGCAAATTGCTGGCGAGGCGGTTCAGGATTTTGAACCACTTTATGGTCCGACGTATCTTCCCCGAAAATTCAAAATTACCATTGCCATACCTCCTCATAACGATACTGATGTATATGCACATGATATCGGGTTGATTGCTATTAAAGGTGCGGATGGAAGCCTTGagggattcaatgttctggcGGGTGGTGGCATGGGAGCGACGCATAATAACAAAAAGACATACCCTCAAACTGGGCGCATGATGGGATTCTGCTCCGCAGACGAAGTTCACATTGCATGTGAGAAAATAATGCTGGTTCAGAGAGACCATGGCGATCGCAAAAACCGCAAGCACGCTCGGCTGAAGTATACAATTGACGACATGGGCGTCGATACTTTCCGTGGCAAAGTCGAGGAACTTTGGGGGAAGACTTTCGACAAGGAACGGAAATTTGAGTTTAAGAGCAACGTTGACACTTTTGGTTGGCAAAAGGATGAAACAGGCCTTAACCACTTTACATTCTTTATCGAAAACGGCCGAATTGAAAACACACCTGACTTCCAAATGAAGACAGGCCTGCGAGAGATTGCCAAGGTACACAAGGGAGAGTTTCGTCTGACAGGAAATCAGCATCTCATTCTCAGCAATGTAAAAGACGAGGACCTGCCTGCAATGAAATCGCTCATGAAGAAATTCAAGCTGGACAACGTTCAATTCTCCGGGCTCCGTCTCAGTTCGTCAGCTTGCGTTGCCTTCCCTACATGTGGACTTGCAATGGCCGAGTCGGAGCGATACCTGCCGGTTCTCATATCCAAACTGGAATCATGCCTAGAGGAAAGTGGATTGCGACAAGACTCCATCGTCATGCGAATGACAGGTTGCCCCAATGGTTGTGCCCGGCCTTGGTTGGCAGAGGTGGCATTCGTTGGCAAGGCTTATGGAGCATATAACATGTACCTTGGTGGTGGGTACCACGGGCAACGCCTGAATAAGCTGTATCGCTCTAGcatcaaggaagaagaaatacTTTCCATTATGAAGTCCCTCCTGAAGCGGTATGCTGTGGAGCGGGAGGGGGGTGAAAAATTCGGCGACTTCTGTATTCGTGCTGGCATCATCAAGGCTACGACGGACGGACAGAATTTCCATGACAAT GTTGCGGAGGAAGAATCAGACGAGGAATGA
- the kei1 gene encoding Inositol phosphorylceramide synthase regulatory subunit kei1, which translates to MSKFTRLYLRAPRPQNLFGLVSLQTGTELISLALVFNKVSGVYGLLAILTGYQLSLLQLSTYVYSIGVLGLLVYLIPHIRRQSPFECLALAWLYILDTTINGAYTAAFGLDWYFANTTNNGSDSASISLPGIVAQGFDGLRRERAVHGKAVPQETATSMVLIVGLTLIRVYFSLVVMAFARQVLQKYMQLMILEGPGVDENEGPFAADLPDGDGRKGRLGRLMVSLGKRYWLDIPGSENWERSVHGKPHTSSGTLAGQV; encoded by the exons ATGTCGAAGTTTACAAGACTATATCTAAGGGCTCCGCGACCACAG AATTTATTTGGCCTAGTGAGCCTTCAGACTGGAACGGAACTTATCTCATTGGCGCTGGTTTTCAACAAGGTCTCGGGGGTTTATGGACTGTTGGCGATTTTGACGGGTTACCAGCTATCCTTACTCCAACTGTCGACGTATGTGTACTCGATCGGTGTCCTGGGACTGCTCGTGTATCTTATTCCCCATATCCGACGACAAAGCCCTTTCGAATGCTTGGCATTAGCATGGTTATACATTCTCGACACGACGATAAACGGAGCTTATACGGCCGCGTTTGGGCTTGACTGGTATTTTGCGAACACTACAAACAATGGATCGGATTCGGCATCTATATCTCTCCCAGGCATTGTTGCACAAGGGTTTGACGGCCTTCGGCGAGAGCGCGCTGTTCACGGCAAGGCTGTACCTCAGGAGACGGCTACTAGCATGGTATTGATTGTGGGACTTACCCTCATTCGAGTATACTTCAGCCTTGTGGTGATGGCATTTGCACGCCAAGTATTGCAAAAATACATGCAATTGATGATCCTTGAAGGACCCGGTGTGGATGAGAACGAAGGACCCTTCGCTGCTGACCTTCCAGACGGTGACGGCCGAAAAGGACGACTGGGCAGACTCATGGTGTCTTTGGGCAAGCGGTACTGGTTGGATATTCCGGGTTCTGAGAACTGGGAGAGGAGTGTACACGGAAAACCGCATACTAGTAGCGGTACTCTAGCGGGGCAAGTGTAA
- the RAB6B gene encoding Ras-related protein Rab-6B — protein sequence MAQAGGSYNNPLKKFKLVFLGEQIGKTSLITRFMYDSFDNMYQATIGIDFLSKTMYLEDRTVRLQLWDTAGQERFRSLIPSYIRDSSVAVVVYDISNAKSFQNTKKWIDDVRAERGNDVIIVLVGNKTDLNEKREVTTQQGEDEAKKNNLMFMETSAKLGHNVKNLFKRIAQALPGMEGADAAAQASSQMIDVKTNTSQPTQEGCSC from the exons ATGGCGCAGGCTGGAGGGTCTTACAACAATCCCTTGAAGAAATTCAA GCTGGTGTTCCTGGGGGAGCAGA TCGGGAAAACCTCTCTCATCACACGGTTTATGTACGATTCGTTTGATAACATGTATCAAGCGACCATCGGCATCGACTTTCTGTCTAAG ACCATGTATCTCGAAGACCGGACGGTGCGGCTACAACTCTGGGATACGGCAGGACAGGAGAGATTTCGAAGTTTGATTCCATCATACATCCGAGATTCAAGCGTGGCCGTGGTTGTCTATGACATCTCAA ACGCAAAATCATTTCAAAACACGAAAAAATGGATTGACGATGTTCGGGCGGAACGAGGCAACGATGTCATTATTGTGCTGGTTGGCAATAAGACTGATTTGAACGAGAAGCGTGAAGTCACTACACAGCAAGGGGAGGATGAAGCTAAAAAGAACAATCTGATGTTTATGGAAACAAGTGCGAAGCTAGGCCACAACGTCAAAAATCTATTCAAACGGATAGCGCAAGCGTTGCCTGGTATGGAGGGAGCTGATGCTGCAGCTCAAGCATCAAGTCAGA TGATTGATGTTAAAACAAATACATCACAGCCTACTCAAGAGGGATGCTCGTGTTAA
- the nuo-21 gene encoding NADH-ubiquinone oxidoreductase subunit, protein MASLRLRNASRLLKGVGPSRLSPSPAPSRFQSSLTPSSAPVDTTNQLDYDVPADKATSTFTPVPCRVQDGSEDILPAAVLSGAPMELQARTVRIYKEAKPATQSGDFRTERWRLDWDILPKGHRWENPLMGWQSSGDFMQGTHVNFKSKEDAIHFAEKQGYEYFVQEPNSRKFTPKAYANNFLYSPKKLKHIRTK, encoded by the exons ATGGCATCGCTGCGATTGCGCAATGCAAGTAGGCTCCTTAAAGGCGTTGGGCCGAGTCGATTGAGCCCATCCCCTGCTCCGAGCCGGTTCCAGAGCTCACTCACGCCATCTAGCGCGCCAGTTgacaccaccaaccaacTCGATTATGACGTCCCTGCGGACAAAGCCACTTC TACTTTTACTCCTGTACCGTGCCGCGTTCAAGATGGCAGCGAAGATATCCTTCCAGCTGCCGTGCTGTCAGGTGCCCCTATGGAGCTGCAGGCTCGAACTGTTCG AATTTACAAAGAGGCCAAGCCTGCAACACAGTCCGGAGATTTCAGAACGGAGCGCTGGCGTCTGGATTGGGATATTCTCCCTAAGGGTCACCGCTGGGAGAATCCTTTGATGGGTTGGCAGTCGTCCGGGGACTTCATGCAGGGTACGCACGTCAATTTCAAGAGCAAGGAGGATGCAATTCACTTCGCCGAGAAACAAGGATACGAATACTTTGTCCAAGAACCCAACTCCCGCAAATTTACACCAAAGGCCTACGCAAATAACTTCCTTTACTCGCCGAAGAAGTTGAAACATATTCGTACGAAATAA
- the GID8 gene encoding Glucose-induced degradation protein 8, with translation MASTSSTATPCRNPFEKRVGDVKSPKSDINALILDYLTMEGYPNAAAKFSKEANLQPHQDNASIRARQEIQNHIHSGSIQAAIEALNELDPEILDDDKALHFSLLRLQLVELIRSCNSAGGDIGPALKFATEQLGPRAPTNPKFLEDLERTMALLLFPPDSLEPQLASLLDPELRRTAADSVNKAILEKQSARRAAAIRQLVKMRAWAENTARDKGISLPDRLDIGLRGEEQGHHDCQQSHIGNGHEPMVTS, from the exons ATG GCTTCTACATCTTCAACTGCAACCCCTTGCAGGAACCCGTTTGAGAAGCGTGTTGGTGATGTCAAGTCACCAAAGAG CGACATTAATGCCTTAATCTTGGATTATTTGACGATGGAAGGATATCCAAATGCGGCGGCAAAATTCTCCAAGGAGGCGAATCTACAGCCGCACCAAGACAATGCATCTATTCGGGCGAGACAAGAAATTCAGAACCACATACACAGTGGCAGTATTCAGGCCGCAATTGAAGCTTTGAATGAGCTTGACCCAGAG ATCCTAGATGATGATAAAGCATTGCACTTTTCGCTCTTGCGTTTGCAACTAGTGGAGCTCATCCGTTCATGTAATTCCGCTGGCGGCGACATTGGCCCAGCTCTGAAATTTGCTACGGAACAACTTGGTCCTCGTGCCCCGACCAACCCCAAATTTCTTGAGGATTTGGAAAGGACCATGGCGTTGTTACTCTTCCCCCCGGATAGCTTAGAGCCCCAACTTGCGTCACTTCTCGACCCCGAACTTCGTCGAACTGCTGCTGATAGTGTGAATAAAGCCATTTTGGAGAAGCAGTCAGCTCGACGCGCCGCAGCCATTCGCCAGCTCGTCAAAATGCGAGCTTGGGCAGAAAACACTGCGCGGGACAAGGGAATCAGTCTACCAGATCGACTTGACATCGGCCTTCGAGGGGAAGAGCAGGGCCACCACGATTGCCAACAGTCCCACATCGGCAATGGGCATGAACCCATGGTAACCAGCTAA
- the URK1 gene encoding Uridine kinase, with product MLELESHVTIQKRAYYSPPWADVSIIAVAGSSGSGKSTLSQAIVKKLNLPWVVILSMDSFYKTLTPEQSKLAFANEYDFDSPDAIDFDILVDRLRDLKAGKRAEIPVYSFQKHQRLPQTTSIYSPHVLILEGIFALYDPRVVELLDMGIYCEADADTCLSRRIVRDVRERGRDIEGCIKQWFGFVKPNFEKYVEPQRKVADLIVPRGIENRVALDMMVQFIEKKLFEKSTHHREALSRLEATCKEQPLSDRVVVLDDTPQLKFMNTILQDIDTSAEDFIFYFDRLAALIIEQALNNVQFVSLAIETPQGHKYQGLKPKGEVSAVIVLRGGSAFESALRKTIPDCRTGRLLIQSDFSTGEPELHYLRIPEDIHEHESVLLLDTQMASGGAALMAVQVLVDHGVSLERIVLATYSAGRVGLHRLMTVFPEITVVVCNILRHQEQRWVEKRYFRC from the exons ATGTTGGAACTTGAAAGTCATGTCACCATCCAGAAACGCGCCTACTACTCCCCTCCCTGGGCAGACGTCAGCATCATTGCGGTGGCTGGAAGCTCAGGCTCCGGGAAGTCCACATTATCTCAGGCTATTGTGAAGAAACTCAACTTGCCTTGGGTCGTGATTTTGTCTATG GACTCATTTTACAAGACACTCACCCCCGAACAATCCAAGTTGGCGTTTGCCAATGAATACGATTTTGATTCACCAGAT GCTATTGACTTTGATATACTGGTTGACCGCCTGCGTGACTTAAAAGCTGG AAAACGAGCTGAGATACCTGTGTACTCGTTCCAAAAACACCAGAGACTTCCTCAAACTACGTCAATTTACTCCCCACATGTGCTAATTCTAGAAGGCATTTTTGCTTTGTATGATCCGCGAGTGGTCGAATTGTTAGATATGGGT ATTTACTGTGAAGCTGACGCGGATACATGCTTGTCGAGACGAA TTGTTCGCGATGTGCGAGAAAGAGGTAGAGATATCGAAGGATGCATTAAGCAGTGGTTCGGGTTTGTCAAACCAAATTTTGAAAAA TATGTTGAGCCTCAGCGCAAAGTGGCCGATTTAATCGTTCCGCGGGGTATCGAAAACCGAGTCGCTTTAG ATATGATGGTTCAATTCATCGAGAAGAAACTATTCGAAAAATCCACCCACCACCGCGAGGCCCTTTCCAGACTTGAGGCTACTTGCAAAGAGCAACCCCTTTCAGATCGCGTTGTTGTCCTGGATGATACACCGCAACTGAAATTCATGAATACAATCTTACAAGATATTGACACCTCAGCGGAGGACTTCATCTTCTACTTTGATCGGTTGGCGGCACTCATTATCGAACA GGCTTTAAATAATGTGCAATTCGTATCTCTGGCAATAGAGACTCCACAAGGCCATAAATACCAAGGACTGAAGCCCAAGGGCGAAGTCAGCGCAGTAATTGTGCTCAGAGGCGGGTCGGCATTTGAATCGGCGTTGCGGAAAACGATCCCTGACTGCCGAACAGGGCGGCTATTGATTCAGTCAGACTTCTCCACAGGCGAGCCGGAACTCCATTATCTACGCATCCCAGAAGATATCCATGAACATGAAAGCGTTCTGTTGCTGGATACGCAAATGGCTAGTGGAGGTGCGGCGCTAATGGCTGTCCAAGTACTGGTAGATCATGGAGTCTCCTTGGAAAGAATAGTTCTGGCAACCTATTCTGCCGGGCGCGTGGGACTCCACAGGCTTATGACGGTGTTCCCAGAGATCACTGTCGTGGTATGCAATATACTTCGACACCAGGAGCAACGCTGGGTAGAGAAGCGGTACTTTAGGTGCTGA